A section of the Cololabis saira isolate AMF1-May2022 chromosome 6, fColSai1.1, whole genome shotgun sequence genome encodes:
- the si:dkey-4e7.3 gene encoding inosine-uridine preferring nucleoside hydrolase isoform X1 — MFPAGLCSSSVRRLLSAERWRLRRLKGNLCRFNFSHSAAGSRMSKKLLVDVDTGVDDAQAIMLALAAPGVKLLGITCVHGNTAVENVCRNTLRVLQACNRLEIPVFKGASKSILGESINAGHFHGEDGLGDAPDPDAPGLELVQEEGAVAAMIRIVNENPGEVSLVATAPLTNLALAVKMDPDLPSKLRGLYVMGGNTESRGNVTICGEFNFTADPEAAYIVLNEYRCPTYLACWEFTCYSKLSWEFCDAWLAQDSPKARFMAKIFQHSIKMSHSERIEKEFVAGSGFISCDSYAMAAAVDDAFIVESERHPVSVELTGRHTRGMMVVDTVGLLEKSHAAVIMKKVDMEKFKQMMMAALQ; from the exons atgtttcctgcaggtttgtgCAGCAGCTCCGTGCGCAG GCTGCTTTCAGCGGAGCGTTGGAGGCTCCGACGACTGAAGGGAAATCTCTGCAGATTTAATTTCTCACACTCAGCTGCAG GGTCCAGGATGAGCAAGAAGCTGCTGGTGGACGTGGACACGGGCGTGGACGACGCTCAGGCCATCATGCTGGCGCTGGCCGCCCCCGGCGTGAAGCTGCTGGGCATCACGTGTGTCCACGGCAACACGGCGGTGGAGAACGTCTGCAGGAACACGCTGCGAGTCCTGCAGGCGTGCAACAGGCTGGAG ATCCCTGTGTTTAAAGGAGCGTCCAAGTCCATCCTGGGGGAGAGCATCAACGCAGGTCATTTCCACGGGGAGGACGGGCTGGGCGACGCCCCGGACCCCGACGCCCCGGGCCTGGAGCTGGTCCAGGAGGAGGGCGCCGTGGCCGCCATGATCCGGATCGTGAACGAGAACCCGGGAGAG GTGTCGCTGGTCGCCACGGCGCCGCTCACCAACCTGGCGCTGGCCGTGAAGATGGACCCGGATCTGCCGAGCAAGCTGAGAGGACTCTACGTCATGGGAGGAAACACCGAGT CTCGAGGAAACGTGACGATCTGCGGTGAGTTCAACTTCACCGCCGACCCGGAAGCCGCTTACATCGTTCTGAACGAGTACCGCTGCCCCACGTACCTGGCCTGCTGGGAGTTCACCTGCTACAGCAAGCTGTCCTGG GAGTTCTGCGACGCCTGGTTGGCCCAGGACTCCCCCAAAGCTCGCTTCATGGCCAAGATCTTCCAGCACAGCATCAAGATGAGCCACAGCGAGCGCATCGAGAAGGAGTTCGTGGCCGGCTCGGGCTTCATCTCCTGCGACTCGTACGCCATGGCGGCCGCCGTGGACGACGCCTTCATCGTGGAGAGCGAGCGCCACCCGGTCAGCGTGGAGCTGACGGGCCGACACACCCGTGGGATGATGGTGGTGGACACGGTGGGGCTGCTGGAGAAGAGCCACGCCGCCGTCATCATGAAGAAGGTGGACATGGAGAAGTTCAAGCAGATGATGATGGCGGCCCTGCAGTAG
- the si:dkey-4e7.3 gene encoding inosine-uridine preferring nucleoside hydrolase isoform X2 translates to MSKKLLVDVDTGVDDAQAIMLALAAPGVKLLGITCVHGNTAVENVCRNTLRVLQACNRLEIPVFKGASKSILGESINAGHFHGEDGLGDAPDPDAPGLELVQEEGAVAAMIRIVNENPGEVSLVATAPLTNLALAVKMDPDLPSKLRGLYVMGGNTESRGNVTICGEFNFTADPEAAYIVLNEYRCPTYLACWEFTCYSKLSWEFCDAWLAQDSPKARFMAKIFQHSIKMSHSERIEKEFVAGSGFISCDSYAMAAAVDDAFIVESERHPVSVELTGRHTRGMMVVDTVGLLEKSHAAVIMKKVDMEKFKQMMMAALQ, encoded by the exons ATGAGCAAGAAGCTGCTGGTGGACGTGGACACGGGCGTGGACGACGCTCAGGCCATCATGCTGGCGCTGGCCGCCCCCGGCGTGAAGCTGCTGGGCATCACGTGTGTCCACGGCAACACGGCGGTGGAGAACGTCTGCAGGAACACGCTGCGAGTCCTGCAGGCGTGCAACAGGCTGGAG ATCCCTGTGTTTAAAGGAGCGTCCAAGTCCATCCTGGGGGAGAGCATCAACGCAGGTCATTTCCACGGGGAGGACGGGCTGGGCGACGCCCCGGACCCCGACGCCCCGGGCCTGGAGCTGGTCCAGGAGGAGGGCGCCGTGGCCGCCATGATCCGGATCGTGAACGAGAACCCGGGAGAG GTGTCGCTGGTCGCCACGGCGCCGCTCACCAACCTGGCGCTGGCCGTGAAGATGGACCCGGATCTGCCGAGCAAGCTGAGAGGACTCTACGTCATGGGAGGAAACACCGAGT CTCGAGGAAACGTGACGATCTGCGGTGAGTTCAACTTCACCGCCGACCCGGAAGCCGCTTACATCGTTCTGAACGAGTACCGCTGCCCCACGTACCTGGCCTGCTGGGAGTTCACCTGCTACAGCAAGCTGTCCTGG GAGTTCTGCGACGCCTGGTTGGCCCAGGACTCCCCCAAAGCTCGCTTCATGGCCAAGATCTTCCAGCACAGCATCAAGATGAGCCACAGCGAGCGCATCGAGAAGGAGTTCGTGGCCGGCTCGGGCTTCATCTCCTGCGACTCGTACGCCATGGCGGCCGCCGTGGACGACGCCTTCATCGTGGAGAGCGAGCGCCACCCGGTCAGCGTGGAGCTGACGGGCCGACACACCCGTGGGATGATGGTGGTGGACACGGTGGGGCTGCTGGAGAAGAGCCACGCCGCCGTCATCATGAAGAAGGTGGACATGGAGAAGTTCAAGCAGATGATGATGGCGGCCCTGCAGTAG